In one Flavobacteriales bacterium genomic region, the following are encoded:
- a CDS encoding AMP-dependent synthetase/ligase, which translates to MPIERLFDIPGHQLASYPKADAIATKEDGEWRPYSTQEIIDISERLALGLMALGVQPGHKVAICSGNRSEWALVDQAILRIGAVTVPIYPTSSKEDYAYILKHAGVNVCFSANAEIHAKAAQPGGPAHCFTFDRVAGARHWREALELGHPDQLPGLRACELAVKGADLATIIYTSGTTGKPKGVMLTHRNIISNLEASIERFPVDHKARAISFLPLSHIYERMLMYMYMRTGVSIYFQESLEDLGDRIREVRPDVFTAVPRLLEKIFDRIMAKGEALTGIKRALFFWAVELGFKYDVHGRSWWYDAQLAVARKLIFSKWIEALGGRVRVVASGSAALQVRLARVFNAAGVPVMEGYGLTESSPVISVNDLRNDGLRFGTVGRPIPGVEVRIAPDGEILARGPNIMQGYYNEPELTREALDADGWLHTGDIGELTPEGFLRITDRKKEIFKTSGGKYVAPQVLENRLKQSRFIEQAMVIGENRKYPAALIVPDFAFLKDYCALKGIPFTGKEQVVQEQRIVDRIFQEVEEANAELGQWEKVKKIALLPAELTIDGGDLTPSLKLRRKPILAKYAAVVERLYAE; encoded by the coding sequence ATGCCCATCGAGCGCCTCTTCGACATCCCCGGCCACCAGCTGGCCAGCTACCCCAAGGCCGATGCCATCGCCACCAAGGAGGACGGCGAATGGCGCCCCTACAGCACCCAGGAGATCATCGACATCAGCGAGCGCCTCGCCCTCGGCCTCATGGCCCTCGGCGTGCAGCCCGGCCACAAGGTGGCCATCTGCAGCGGCAACCGCAGCGAATGGGCGCTGGTGGACCAGGCCATCCTCCGCATCGGCGCCGTTACCGTGCCCATCTACCCCACCAGCAGCAAGGAGGACTACGCCTACATCCTCAAGCATGCAGGGGTCAACGTGTGCTTCAGCGCCAACGCCGAGATCCACGCCAAGGCCGCGCAGCCCGGCGGACCCGCCCACTGCTTCACCTTCGACCGCGTGGCCGGCGCGCGCCATTGGCGCGAGGCGCTGGAACTGGGCCACCCCGACCAGCTGCCCGGGCTGCGGGCCTGCGAGCTGGCGGTGAAGGGCGCCGACCTGGCCACCATCATCTACACCAGCGGCACCACGGGCAAGCCCAAGGGCGTGATGCTCACCCACCGCAACATCATCAGCAACCTCGAGGCCAGCATCGAGCGCTTCCCGGTGGACCACAAGGCCCGCGCGATCAGCTTCCTGCCGCTCTCGCACATCTACGAGCGGATGCTCATGTACATGTACATGCGCACCGGCGTCAGCATCTACTTCCAGGAATCGCTGGAGGACCTCGGCGACCGCATCCGCGAGGTGCGGCCCGACGTGTTCACCGCGGTGCCGCGGCTGCTGGAGAAGATCTTCGACAGGATCATGGCCAAGGGCGAGGCGCTCACGGGCATCAAGCGCGCCCTCTTCTTCTGGGCGGTGGAGCTGGGCTTCAAATACGACGTGCATGGCCGCAGCTGGTGGTACGATGCGCAGCTGGCCGTGGCCCGCAAGCTCATCTTCAGCAAGTGGATCGAGGCGCTGGGCGGCCGCGTGCGCGTGGTGGCCAGCGGCAGCGCCGCCCTGCAGGTGCGGCTGGCCCGCGTGTTCAACGCCGCGGGCGTGCCCGTGATGGAGGGCTACGGCCTCACCGAGAGCAGCCCGGTGATCAGCGTGAACGACCTGCGCAACGACGGCCTGCGCTTCGGCACGGTGGGGCGCCCCATCCCCGGGGTGGAGGTGCGCATCGCGCCAGACGGCGAGATCCTGGCGCGCGGCCCCAACATCATGCAGGGCTACTACAACGAGCCCGAGCTCACCCGCGAGGCGCTCGACGCCGATGGCTGGCTGCACACCGGCGACATCGGCGAGCTCACCCCCGAGGGATTCCTGCGCATCACCGACCGGAAGAAGGAGATCTTCAAGACCAGCGGCGGCAAGTACGTGGCCCCGCAGGTGCTCGAGAACCGCCTGAAGCAGTCGCGCTTCATCGAGCAGGCCATGGTGATCGGCGAGAACCGCAAGTACCCCGCCGCCCTCATCGTGCCCGACTTCGCCTTCCTGAAGGACTATTGCGCGCTCAAGGGCATCCCCTTCACGGGCAAGGAGCAGGTGGTGCAGGAGCAGCGCATCGTGGACCGCATCTTCCAGGAGGTGGAGGAGGCCAATGCCGAGCTGGGCCAGTGGGAGAAGGTGAAGAAGATCGCCCTGCTGCCGGCCGAGCTCACGATCGACGGCGGCGACCTCACCCCCAGCCTCAAGCTGCGCCGCAAGCCCATCCTGGCCAAGTACGCCGCCGTGGTGGAGCGCCTCTACGCCGAGTAG
- a CDS encoding T9SS type A sorting domain-containing protein, producing the protein MRIAWTAGCFGFALAAGAQSGEHPFLESYDLTVQEGRVLVQWVMQGGATCDGSAVERSTDGERFETVHRLEGLCGDPAVPVPYSWADADPPELSTLHYRIAFAAEGRSSVKRVRFDQLNRSTHRLYPSPTAGPCSLLLRVPESARVDLRIFDAQGRPVMERRGAAGRLHAIDLTGHAAGLYTVVAVAEGQRFDARVVKE; encoded by the coding sequence ATGCGCATCGCGTGGACCGCCGGTTGCTTCGGCTTCGCCCTTGCGGCAGGCGCCCAGAGCGGCGAGCACCCCTTCCTGGAGTCGTACGACCTCACCGTGCAGGAGGGGCGCGTGCTGGTGCAATGGGTGATGCAGGGCGGCGCCACCTGCGACGGCAGCGCGGTGGAGCGCTCCACCGACGGCGAGCGATTCGAGACGGTGCACCGCCTTGAGGGGCTCTGCGGCGACCCAGCTGTTCCGGTGCCCTACAGCTGGGCCGATGCCGACCCGCCGGAGCTGAGCACCCTGCACTACCGCATCGCGTTCGCGGCGGAGGGGCGCAGCTCGGTGAAGCGCGTGCGCTTCGACCAGCTCAACCGCAGCACGCATCGCCTCTATCCGTCGCCCACCGCCGGCCCCTGCAGCCTGCTGCTGCGCGTGCCGGAGAGCGCACGGGTTGACCTCCGCATCTTCGATGCCCAGGGCCGGCCCGTGATGGAGCGCCGGGGCGCAGCCGGCCGGCTGCATGCGATCGACCTCACCGGCCATGCCGCGGGCCTCTACACGGTGGTGGCCGTCGCCGAGGGGCAGCGCTTCGATGCGCGCGTGGTGAAGGAGTGA
- a CDS encoding tetratricopeptide repeat protein: protein MRTLTAPLLLAASALCAQADQPMLAGMTAMRQQDHTAAEQAFSKAVAAAPADLKAWYYRAVNRIGMGDLDGALQDLDQALAIDPLDAHSLLRRAEVRSRQGADLAATADLRRVLAARPTGPAAEHALLHLGHFAMGRRDYAEARALYDRLIAIAPYNAFGWCDRGIALAAMHQHDEALDDLDRAVELDPTLDQAHVQRALVLFRMDRKQEACAALHQAHDLGDRSVEEMLLIHCE from the coding sequence ATGAGGACCTTGACCGCTCCCTTGCTGCTGGCCGCCTCCGCCCTCTGCGCTCAGGCTGACCAGCCCATGCTGGCCGGCATGACCGCCATGCGGCAGCAGGACCACACCGCCGCTGAGCAGGCCTTCTCCAAGGCCGTCGCCGCCGCGCCCGCCGACCTGAAGGCCTGGTACTACCGCGCCGTGAACCGCATCGGCATGGGCGACCTGGACGGGGCCCTGCAGGACCTGGACCAGGCCCTGGCCATCGACCCGCTCGACGCGCACAGCCTGCTCCGCCGCGCCGAGGTGCGCTCGCGCCAGGGCGCCGACCTCGCCGCCACCGCCGATCTGCGCCGCGTGCTGGCTGCCCGCCCCACGGGCCCGGCCGCCGAGCATGCCCTGCTGCACCTGGGCCATTTCGCCATGGGCCGCCGCGACTATGCGGAGGCGCGGGCCCTCTACGACCGCCTCATCGCCATCGCCCCCTACAACGCCTTCGGCTGGTGCGACCGGGGCATCGCCCTCGCCGCCATGCACCAGCACGACGAGGCCCTGGACGACCTGGACCGCGCCGTAGAGCTCGACCCCACGCTCGACCAGGCGCATGTGCAGCGCGCCCTCGTCCTCTTCCGCATGGACCGCAAGCAGGAGGCATGCGCCGCCCTGCACCAAGCCCATGACCTCGGCGACCGATCCGTGGAGGAGATGCTTCTCATCCACTGCGAATAA
- a CDS encoding amidohydrolase family protein — MHRLLRLLLAITALPSATQAQDSLLITNVRIFNGTAPELRAGSVLVVDGRIAQVGTGLNPTRGTVVLDGGGRTLMPGLIDAHVHLTIAAIPMLAAMTAPSSYIHHVSGKEAEATLMRGFTTVRDVGGPTQGLKMAVDQGLLKGPRIYPSGAMVSQTGGHGDFRLPHEIVGSCCSSPALTEKEGISMIADGPDAVRQRVREQLALGATQIKLMAGGGVSSVYDPLDVTQYSPEEFRVAVEAAENWGTYVTVHAYTPRAIRFAIENGVKCIEHGQLADEEVVKLMAEKGVWWSLQPFLDDEHANPKTGEARKKQLLVSEGTDRAYVLAKKYKVKTAWGTDVMHSPTGASNQGAQLVKMTRWYTPFEVLKMATADNGELMKLSGARDPYPGKLGVIEPGAWADLLLVNGDPLHDLELLADPARNLTVIIKDGKVVKDIR, encoded by the coding sequence ATGCATCGCCTCCTTCGCCTGCTGCTCGCCATCACAGCACTGCCTTCTGCCACCCAGGCCCAGGATTCCCTCCTCATCACCAACGTGCGCATCTTCAACGGCACCGCGCCGGAACTGCGCGCGGGCAGCGTGCTGGTGGTGGATGGCAGGATCGCGCAGGTGGGCACGGGCCTCAACCCCACGCGCGGCACGGTGGTACTGGATGGCGGCGGCCGCACCCTGATGCCCGGCCTGATCGATGCGCACGTGCACCTCACCATCGCTGCCATCCCCATGCTGGCGGCGATGACGGCGCCCTCCTCCTACATACACCACGTGAGCGGCAAGGAGGCCGAGGCCACCCTGATGCGCGGCTTCACCACCGTGCGCGATGTGGGCGGCCCAACGCAGGGCCTGAAGATGGCCGTGGACCAGGGCCTGCTGAAGGGCCCGCGCATCTACCCCAGCGGCGCCATGGTGTCGCAGACCGGCGGGCATGGCGACTTCCGCCTGCCGCACGAGATCGTGGGCAGCTGCTGCTCCTCGCCCGCGCTCACCGAGAAGGAGGGCATCTCCATGATCGCCGATGGGCCGGATGCCGTGCGGCAGCGCGTGCGCGAGCAGCTGGCGCTGGGCGCCACGCAGATCAAGCTGATGGCCGGCGGGGGCGTGTCGTCGGTGTACGATCCGCTGGACGTGACGCAGTACAGCCCCGAGGAGTTCCGCGTGGCGGTGGAGGCGGCGGAGAACTGGGGCACCTACGTCACCGTGCACGCTTACACGCCGCGTGCCATCCGTTTCGCCATCGAGAACGGGGTGAAGTGCATCGAGCACGGGCAGCTGGCCGATGAGGAGGTGGTGAAGCTGATGGCCGAAAAAGGGGTGTGGTGGAGCCTGCAGCCCTTCCTGGACGATGAGCACGCCAACCCCAAGACCGGCGAAGCGCGCAAGAAGCAGCTGCTGGTCTCCGAGGGCACCGACCGCGCCTATGTCCTGGCGAAGAAGTACAAGGTGAAGACCGCTTGGGGCACGGACGTGATGCACAGCCCCACGGGCGCCTCGAACCAGGGGGCGCAGCTGGTGAAGATGACGCGCTGGTACACGCCCTTCGAGGTGCTGAAGATGGCCACGGCGGACAACGGCGAACTGATGAAGCTCTCCGGCGCGCGCGATCCCTACCCCGGTAAGCTGGGCGTGATCGAGCCCGGCGCCTGGGCCGACCTGCTGCTGGTGAACGGCGACCCGCTCCACGACCTGGAGCTCCTGGCCGATCCCGCGCGCAACCTCACCGTGATCATCAAGGACGGCAAGGTGGTGAAGGACATCCGGTAG
- a CDS encoding DUF4918 family protein, with product MLAHRLLRHVLSFSLADAELPPGVGVLDPFNGPHAAEVKRIVTAFHRKYYSDDRPRTLMLGINPGRLGAGSTGLSFTDTKRCESDLGIPVHGLRTHEPSSDFFYRMVRAAGGAEAFYSRVYVHAICPLGFVKDGPNGTAINLNYYDDKALEMAVTPFVEHWLRTLVGCGMRTDLVLIIGTGKNAAYFSKLNERLGLFERIIALEHPRYVMQYKARSIDIYIDKYLAALEAL from the coding sequence ATGCTCGCCCACCGCCTGCTGCGCCACGTGCTGTCCTTTTCCCTGGCCGATGCGGAGCTGCCGCCGGGCGTGGGCGTGCTGGACCCCTTCAACGGGCCGCATGCCGCCGAGGTGAAGCGCATCGTCACCGCCTTCCACCGCAAGTATTACAGCGACGACCGCCCGCGCACGCTGATGCTGGGCATCAACCCCGGCAGGCTGGGCGCAGGCAGCACGGGCCTCTCCTTCACCGACACCAAGCGCTGCGAGAGCGACCTGGGCATACCGGTGCATGGCCTGCGGACGCACGAGCCCAGCAGCGACTTCTTCTACCGCATGGTGCGCGCGGCCGGCGGAGCGGAGGCCTTCTACAGCCGGGTCTACGTGCATGCCATCTGCCCGCTGGGCTTCGTGAAGGACGGCCCCAACGGCACGGCCATCAACCTGAACTACTACGACGACAAGGCGCTGGAGATGGCCGTAACGCCCTTCGTGGAGCACTGGCTGCGCACGTTGGTGGGCTGCGGCATGCGCACCGACCTCGTGCTCATCATCGGCACCGGCAAGAACGCCGCCTACTTCAGCAAGCTGAACGAACGGCTCGGGCTCTTCGAGAGGATCATCGCACTGGAGCACCCGCGGTACGTGATGCAGTACAAGGCACGCAGCATCGACATTTACATCGACAAGTATCTGGCTGCGTTGGAAGCCCTGTGA
- a CDS encoding DoxX family protein — protein sequence MLLNSEPISEDFGYLFLRLTAGGTMLWQHGWPKLMHFSERMDSFADPFGLGSAISLVLIILAEVLCAALVVLGLWTRLAVIPLIIGMAVIAFMVKGDASFGEKELALVYLFAFVALLFTGSGRFAVDRISFK from the coding sequence ATGCTGCTCAACAGCGAACCCATCTCGGAGGACTTCGGCTACCTCTTCCTGCGCCTCACCGCCGGGGGCACCATGCTCTGGCAGCACGGCTGGCCCAAGCTCATGCACTTCAGCGAGCGCATGGACAGCTTCGCCGATCCCTTCGGGCTGGGCAGCGCCATCTCGCTGGTGCTCATCATCCTGGCCGAGGTGCTGTGCGCGGCGCTCGTGGTGCTGGGCCTGTGGACGCGCCTGGCGGTGATCCCGCTGATCATCGGCATGGCGGTGATCGCCTTCATGGTGAAGGGCGACGCCTCGTTCGGGGAGAAGGAGCTGGCGCTGGTGTACCTCTTCGCCTTCGTGGCGCTGCTGTTCACCGGCAGCGGCCGCTTCGCGGTCGACCGCATCTCCTTCAAGTAG
- a CDS encoding DUF2490 domain-containing protein: MRGRSLLITALLLAALSASAQEPLRPERRQELWLSVAATGRLPGFLKDPLGDRYKRFRLRAELGYRSADVFFAGRQTYLDVNLRYKAASWLNVAFEHRFAARSAQTGLRHRSILQAEASHEIDRFTGEYRFVYQHTYIPFGGQREVLRNRFRLGYDFRKWKLDPEVSVEFFTWAGYKGWSYFGTRWSVGTSYAFSKAHSLSAALVHDRERDIAWPTHRWIASVTYGLSLRDL; the protein is encoded by the coding sequence ATGCGCGGCCGCTCCCTGCTGATCACCGCCCTGCTGCTGGCGGCCCTCTCGGCCTCCGCGCAGGAGCCGCTGCGCCCGGAGCGCCGCCAGGAGCTCTGGCTCTCGGTGGCCGCCACCGGGCGCCTGCCGGGATTCCTGAAGGACCCCCTCGGCGACCGCTACAAGCGCTTCCGCCTGCGCGCCGAGCTCGGCTACCGCAGCGCCGACGTCTTCTTCGCCGGCCGCCAGACCTACCTGGACGTGAACCTGCGGTACAAGGCGGCCAGCTGGCTCAACGTGGCCTTCGAGCACCGCTTCGCCGCCCGCTCCGCGCAGACCGGCCTGCGCCACCGCAGCATCCTGCAGGCCGAGGCCAGCCACGAGATCGACCGCTTCACCGGCGAGTACCGCTTCGTGTACCAGCACACCTACATCCCCTTCGGCGGCCAGCGCGAGGTGCTGCGCAACCGCTTCCGCCTCGGCTACGACTTCCGCAAGTGGAAGCTCGACCCCGAGGTGAGCGTGGAGTTCTTCACCTGGGCCGGCTACAAGGGCTGGAGCTACTTCGGCACCCGCTGGTCCGTGGGTACCTCCTACGCCTTCTCCAAGGCGCACAGCCTCTCGGCCGCACTGGTGCACGACCGCGAGCGCGACATCGCCTGGCCCACCCACCGCTGGATCGCCTCGGTGACCTATGGGCTCAGCCTGCGCGATCTTTGA
- a CDS encoding DUF853 family protein encodes MSDRDEFIRAISEGNAFKGGSIELGGALFHGEVPPGCTVKVPLRTMNRHGLICGATGSGKTKTLQVLAEQLSLHGVPSLLMDVKGDLSGIAAPGAGNEKIEARHAKLGIPYAPQGLPVELLSLSKEPGARLRATVSEFGPVLLGRILELNDTQQSVLALVFKYCDDHGLPLLDLKDLRRVLQFVTDEGKEEIRKVYGQVSGSTVNIILRKLIEIEQQGADRFFGERSFDVNDLLELRDGKGVVHIVRLTDIQDRPRLFSTFMLCLLAEIYSTFPEVGDPDKPKLVLFIDEAHLIFSTATKALLEQIETIIKLIRSKGVGVYFCTQDPSDVPESVLGQLGLKVQHALRAFTAKDRTTIRKTAQNYPITPFYDVEELITSLGIGEALVTALSEKGTPTPLAHTLLRAPVSRMDVLSPLEIDGLVARSALARTYNEEIDRESAFELLEKRMQGREADAPAPPEPKRAAKPEPGTLEKMTKNPMARQVGNTIVRELTRGLLGVLGIRTTARRRRY; translated from the coding sequence ATGAGCGATCGCGACGAATTCATCCGTGCCATCTCCGAGGGCAATGCCTTCAAGGGGGGCAGCATCGAGCTGGGCGGAGCGCTGTTCCACGGTGAGGTGCCGCCCGGCTGCACCGTGAAGGTGCCGCTGCGCACCATGAACCGCCACGGCCTCATCTGCGGGGCCACCGGCAGCGGCAAGACCAAGACCCTGCAGGTGCTCGCCGAGCAGCTGTCGCTGCACGGGGTGCCATCGCTGCTCATGGATGTGAAGGGCGACCTGAGCGGGATCGCCGCGCCGGGTGCGGGCAATGAGAAGATCGAGGCGCGCCATGCCAAGCTCGGCATCCCGTACGCCCCGCAGGGCCTGCCGGTGGAGCTGCTCTCCCTGAGCAAGGAGCCCGGCGCCCGCCTGCGCGCCACGGTGAGCGAGTTCGGCCCCGTGCTGCTGGGACGCATCCTGGAACTGAACGATACCCAGCAGAGCGTGCTGGCCCTCGTCTTCAAGTACTGCGACGACCACGGCCTGCCGTTATTGGATCTGAAGGACCTGCGGCGCGTGCTGCAGTTCGTGACCGATGAGGGCAAGGAGGAGATCCGCAAGGTGTACGGGCAGGTGAGCGGCTCTACGGTGAACATCATCCTGCGCAAGCTCATCGAGATCGAGCAGCAGGGCGCCGACCGTTTCTTCGGCGAGCGCAGCTTCGACGTGAACGACCTGCTGGAGCTGCGGGACGGGAAGGGCGTGGTGCACATCGTGCGCCTCACCGACATCCAGGACCGCCCGCGCCTCTTCAGCACCTTCATGCTCTGCCTGCTGGCCGAGATCTACAGCACCTTCCCCGAGGTGGGCGATCCCGATAAGCCCAAGCTGGTGCTCTTCATCGACGAGGCGCACCTGATCTTCAGCACCGCCACGAAGGCCCTGCTCGAGCAGATCGAGACCATCATCAAGCTCATCCGCTCGAAAGGCGTGGGCGTCTACTTCTGCACGCAGGACCCCAGCGATGTGCCCGAGAGCGTGCTCGGCCAGCTCGGCCTCAAGGTGCAGCACGCCCTGCGCGCCTTCACCGCCAAGGATCGCACTACCATCAGGAAGACCGCGCAGAACTACCCCATCACGCCCTTTTACGATGTGGAGGAGCTCATCACCTCCCTCGGCATCGGGGAGGCGCTGGTAACCGCCCTCAGCGAGAAGGGCACGCCCACGCCGCTGGCCCACACGCTGCTGCGGGCGCCGGTGAGCCGCATGGATGTGCTCAGCCCGCTGGAGATCGATGGGCTGGTGGCCCGCAGCGCCCTAGCGCGGACCTACAACGAGGAGATTGACCGGGAGAGCGCCTTCGAGCTTCTGGAGAAGCGGATGCAGGGCAGGGAGGCCGATGCGCCCGCGCCCCCCGAGCCGAAGCGCGCCGCCAAACCCGAGCCAGGCACCTTGGAGAAGATGACGAAGAACCCCATGGCGCGCCAGGTGGGCAACACCATCGTGCGCGAGCTCACCCGCGGCCTGCTGGGCGTGCTGGGCATCCGCACAACCGCGCGGCGGCGCCGCTACTGA
- a CDS encoding SCO family protein: MKRPLLIRLAAFAAITAALIGAAYLIIRPSDALPVFHPRQLDPRLVDPAVRKHEGEHRISDFSLVDQQGRTVTLADAEGRIIVADFFFTTCATICPKMTANLERVQEAFRQEPRLLILSHSVTPEMDSVPVLADYAALHGADPERWRFLTGDRAQIYALARRSYFACLDEGDGGAQDFVHTENFVLVDPLRRIRGFYDGTRADEVDRLIGDIGRLLQEQPEHRN; this comes from the coding sequence GTGAAACGCCCGCTGCTCATCCGCCTGGCCGCCTTCGCCGCCATCACCGCCGCACTCATCGGCGCCGCCTACCTCATCATCCGCCCCTCCGATGCGCTGCCCGTGTTCCACCCCCGGCAGCTCGATCCGCGCCTGGTGGACCCCGCCGTGCGCAAGCACGAGGGCGAGCACCGCATCAGCGACTTCTCCCTGGTGGACCAGCAGGGGCGCACCGTCACCCTGGCCGATGCCGAGGGCCGCATCATCGTGGCCGACTTCTTCTTCACCACCTGCGCCACCATCTGCCCCAAGATGACCGCCAACCTCGAGCGCGTGCAGGAGGCCTTCCGCCAAGAGCCGCGCCTGCTCATCCTCTCCCACTCGGTGACCCCCGAGATGGACAGCGTGCCCGTGCTCGCCGACTACGCCGCACTGCACGGCGCCGACCCCGAGCGGTGGCGCTTCCTCACCGGCGACCGCGCACAGATCTACGCCCTGGCCCGCCGCAGCTACTTCGCCTGCCTCGATGAGGGCGACGGCGGCGCGCAGGACTTCGTGCACACCGAGAACTTCGTGCTGGTGGACCCCCTGCGGCGCATCCGTGGCTTCTACGACGGCACCCGGGCCGACGAGGTGGACCGCCTCATCGGCGACATCGGCCGGCTGCTGCAGGAGCAGCCGGAGCACCGCAACTGA
- a CDS encoding zinc metallopeptidase, giving the protein MMGAYLIGMVIMAVSWLVSQQLKSRFEKYSRTPLANGMSGREVAERMLRDHGISGVRVVSVPGALTDHYNPANRTVNLSEPVYHARNAAAAAVAAHECGHAVQHATAYRWLTMRSKLVPVVSVASQWMQWVLLGGILLLNTFPQLLLAGIVLFAMTTLFSIITLPVEYDASNRALAWIKRNGIVTAGEYALSADALKWAARTYVVAAIGSIATLLYYVMIFMGRRRD; this is encoded by the coding sequence ATGATGGGCGCATACCTGATCGGTATGGTGATCATGGCCGTGAGCTGGCTGGTGAGCCAGCAATTGAAGAGCCGGTTCGAGAAGTACAGCCGCACCCCGCTGGCCAACGGCATGAGCGGGCGCGAGGTGGCCGAGCGCATGCTGCGCGACCATGGCATCAGCGGCGTGCGCGTGGTGAGCGTGCCGGGCGCGCTCACCGACCACTACAACCCGGCCAACCGCACGGTGAACCTGAGCGAGCCGGTGTACCATGCGCGCAACGCCGCCGCCGCCGCCGTGGCTGCCCACGAGTGCGGGCACGCCGTGCAGCACGCCACGGCCTACCGCTGGCTCACCATGCGCAGCAAGCTGGTACCGGTGGTGAGCGTGGCCTCGCAATGGATGCAATGGGTGCTGCTCGGCGGCATCCTCCTGCTCAACACCTTCCCGCAGCTGCTGCTGGCCGGCATCGTGCTCTTCGCCATGACCACGCTGTTCAGCATCATCACCCTGCCGGTGGAGTACGATGCAAGCAACCGCGCCCTGGCCTGGATCAAGCGCAACGGCATCGTCACCGCCGGCGAATACGCCCTGAGCGCCGATGCGCTGAAGTGGGCCGCCCGCACCTACGTGGTGGCCGCCATCGGCTCCATCGCCACGCTCCTGTACTACGTGATGATCTTCATGGGCCGCCGCCGCGACTGA
- a CDS encoding phytanoyl-CoA dioxygenase family protein, whose protein sequence is MRKLLDRYYGTLRKLKASYVLLNLFNLRRLAHTRRMYRKYGVHRSVLLPINSAHMPQGPVETPWLDGPDAAQRLAAAPGLHAFPPDVQQALLRWPHDGYVVLRGLFSAEEVAAINAEVDRLIRDKVVDFNFTGRKIMFAFRHSELLRRATHDRRILDVMDFLLGRKVRVFQSINFLTGSEQRAHSDSIHMTTHPLGYMIAAWIALEPITADNGCLVYHPGSHRLPYLLNDGYDHGGNRYVIGDDAYARYEEAIAQAIRQGGFPATEFHAQPGDVLLWHANLLHGGKPMATPHASRKSMVIHCFAQDVLCYHELTQRPAMMDEDGH, encoded by the coding sequence ATGCGCAAGCTGCTCGACCGCTACTACGGCACCCTGCGGAAGCTCAAGGCGAGCTACGTGCTGCTCAACCTCTTCAACCTGCGGCGCCTGGCCCACACGCGGCGCATGTACCGCAAGTACGGCGTGCACCGCAGCGTGCTGCTGCCCATCAACAGCGCCCACATGCCCCAGGGGCCCGTGGAGACGCCCTGGCTCGACGGGCCCGACGCTGCGCAGCGCCTGGCCGCCGCCCCGGGCCTGCACGCCTTTCCACCGGACGTGCAGCAGGCCCTGCTCCGCTGGCCGCACGACGGCTATGTGGTGCTGCGCGGCCTCTTCAGCGCCGAGGAGGTGGCCGCCATCAACGCCGAGGTGGACCGCCTGATCCGCGACAAGGTGGTCGACTTCAACTTCACCGGCCGCAAGATCATGTTCGCCTTCCGCCACAGCGAGCTGCTGCGCCGCGCCACGCACGACCGCCGCATCCTCGACGTGATGGACTTCCTCCTCGGCCGCAAGGTGCGCGTCTTCCAGAGCATCAACTTCCTCACCGGCAGCGAGCAGCGCGCCCACAGCGACAGCATCCACATGACCACCCACCCGCTCGGCTACATGATCGCCGCGTGGATCGCCCTGGAGCCCATCACCGCCGACAATGGCTGCCTCGTGTACCACCCCGGCAGCCACAGGCTCCCCTACCTGCTCAACGACGGCTACGACCACGGCGGCAACCGCTACGTGATCGGCGACGATGCCTACGCCCGCTACGAGGAGGCCATCGCGCAGGCCATCCGGCAGGGCGGCTTCCCCGCCACCGAATTCCACGCCCAGCCCGGCGATGTGCTGCTCTGGCACGCCAACCTGCTGCACGGCGGCAAGCCCATGGCCACCCCGCACGCCAGCCGCAAGAGCATGGTCATCCACTGCTTCGCCCAGGATGTGCTCTGCTACCACGAGCTCACCCAGCGCCCGGCCATGATGGACGAGGACGGGCACTGA